In one Nocardioides luteus genomic region, the following are encoded:
- a CDS encoding DNA gyrase/topoisomerase IV subunit B: protein MVRGPVAACLRETRACRTVDFIRAAPRRNPPSTIAATQYSQEPIISDNTYNAAHLLVLEGLEAVRKRPGMYIGSTDTRGLMHCLWEIIDNGVDEALAGVAGHVEVTMHPDGSVEVYDDGRGIPTDKEPRTGLPGVEVVATKLHAGGKFGGGSYNATGGLHGVGLSVVNALSSRMDIDVDRSPAQQGMSFRRGVPGVFDGDGPTAGFTPQSGLSRKGKRVAKGKTGTRVRFWPDRQIFTKDARFELEGLLGRARQTSFIVPGLELVIRDLSGADPVEEKFRHDGGIAEFVDFLAKDEPVSGVLRLQGSDTFTETVPMLDDAGHMTPQDVERELGVDIAVRWGSGYDTEIRSFVNVIATPKGGTHVSGFENALTKTFNDAMRAAKVLKVNDKDIVKEDVLEGLTAVVTVRLAEPQFEGQTKEILGTPAARSVVRKVVAAEMKTFLTESRGAQKQQAKLVMEKVYAASKTRLSLRQQKENQRRKNALESSALPSKLADCRTTDDRAELFIVEGDSALGTAKVARNSEFQALLPIRGKILNVQKASVGDMLKNAECSSIIQVVGTGTGRSFDLDAARYGKIIFMADADSDGAHIRTLLATLFFKYMPELIAAGKVYTAVPPLHRIEISNPKKGMEKYIYTYSDPELQRKLAELKKKNVSWKDPVQRYKGLGEMDADQLAETTMDPRHRTLRRLTLDDADAAAAVFDLLMGSEVAPRKEFIVAGGGQLSETDLDF, encoded by the coding sequence ATGGTGCGGGGGCCGGTTGCCGCGTGCCTGCGTGAGACCCGGGCGTGTCGCACGGTAGATTTCATCCGAGCAGCACCCCGCCGCAATCCCCCGAGCACCATCGCAGCAACGCAGTACAGCCAGGAGCCGATCATCTCTGACAACACCTACAACGCCGCGCACCTCCTCGTCCTCGAGGGCCTGGAGGCGGTTCGCAAGCGTCCCGGTATGTACATCGGCTCGACCGACACCCGGGGTCTCATGCACTGCCTGTGGGAGATCATCGACAACGGCGTCGACGAGGCGCTGGCCGGAGTCGCCGGCCACGTCGAGGTCACGATGCACCCCGACGGCTCGGTGGAGGTCTACGACGACGGCCGCGGCATCCCGACCGACAAGGAGCCCCGCACCGGGCTCCCGGGCGTCGAGGTGGTCGCGACCAAGCTGCACGCGGGCGGCAAGTTCGGCGGTGGCTCCTACAACGCGACCGGTGGTCTGCACGGTGTCGGTCTCTCGGTCGTCAACGCGCTCTCGAGCCGGATGGACATCGACGTGGACCGCTCGCCGGCCCAGCAGGGGATGTCGTTCCGTCGTGGGGTCCCGGGCGTGTTCGACGGCGACGGCCCGACGGCCGGCTTCACGCCGCAGAGCGGCCTGAGCCGCAAGGGCAAGCGGGTCGCCAAGGGCAAGACCGGCACCCGGGTCAGGTTCTGGCCCGACCGGCAGATCTTCACCAAGGACGCCCGCTTCGAGCTCGAGGGGCTGCTCGGCCGCGCCCGCCAGACCAGCTTCATCGTCCCCGGGCTCGAGCTGGTCATCCGCGACCTGTCCGGTGCGGACCCGGTCGAGGAGAAGTTCCGCCACGACGGCGGCATCGCCGAGTTCGTCGACTTCCTGGCCAAGGACGAGCCGGTCAGCGGCGTACTCCGTCTGCAGGGGTCGGACACCTTCACCGAGACCGTGCCGATGCTCGACGACGCCGGCCACATGACCCCGCAGGACGTCGAGCGCGAGCTCGGCGTCGACATCGCGGTGCGGTGGGGGAGCGGCTACGACACCGAGATCCGTTCCTTCGTCAACGTGATCGCCACCCCGAAGGGTGGCACCCACGTCAGCGGCTTCGAGAACGCGCTGACCAAGACCTTCAACGACGCGATGCGCGCGGCCAAGGTGCTCAAGGTCAACGACAAGGACATCGTCAAGGAGGACGTCCTCGAGGGCCTCACCGCCGTCGTGACGGTGCGTCTGGCCGAGCCCCAGTTCGAGGGCCAGACCAAGGAGATTCTCGGCACCCCGGCGGCTCGCAGCGTGGTACGCAAGGTCGTCGCCGCCGAGATGAAGACCTTCCTCACCGAGTCGCGCGGCGCGCAGAAGCAGCAGGCCAAGCTGGTGATGGAGAAGGTGTACGCCGCCTCCAAGACCCGCCTCTCGCTGCGTCAGCAGAAGGAGAACCAGCGGCGCAAGAACGCGCTGGAGTCCTCCGCGCTGCCCTCCAAGCTCGCCGACTGCCGCACCACCGACGACCGCGCCGAGCTCTTCATCGTCGAGGGTGACTCCGCGCTCGGCACCGCCAAGGTGGCGCGCAACTCGGAGTTCCAGGCGCTGCTGCCGATCCGCGGCAAGATCCTCAACGTCCAGAAGGCCTCGGTCGGCGACATGCTGAAGAACGCCGAGTGCTCCTCGATCATCCAGGTCGTCGGCACGGGCACCGGGCGCAGCTTCGACCTGGACGCGGCGCGCTACGGCAAGATCATCTTCATGGCCGACGCCGACTCCGACGGCGCCCACATCCGTACGCTGCTGGCGACCCTGTTCTTCAAGTACATGCCCGAGCTGATCGCCGCCGGCAAGGTCTACACCGCGGTCCCGCCGCTGCACCGGATCGAGATCTCCAACCCGAAGAAGGGGATGGAGAAGTACATCTACACCTACTCCGACCCCGAGCTGCAGCGGAAGCTGGCCGAGCTGAAGAAGAAGAACGTCAGCTGGAAGGACCCGGTGCAGCGCTACAAGGGTCTGGGTGAGATGGACGCCGACCAGCTGGCCGAGACCACGATGGACCCGCGCCACCGCACGCTTCGCCGGCTGACGCTGGACGACGCCGACGCGGCCGCGGCGGTCTTCGACCTGCTGATGGGCTCCGAGGTCGCTCCGCGCAAGGAGTTCATCGTCGCCGGAGGCGGTCAGCTCTCCGAGACCGACCTCGACTTCTAG
- a CDS encoding DUF7455 domain-containing protein, which yields MIRNEADVTTAVATSSPLTSEDRCDRCGAQAYVRAELHSGGELLFCAHHAREHGEKLKEIASSITDETHKLTEKN from the coding sequence ATGATCAGAAATGAGGCCGATGTGACCACTGCCGTTGCCACCAGCTCGCCGCTCACGTCCGAGGACCGTTGCGACCGGTGCGGAGCGCAGGCCTACGTCCGCGCGGAGCTCCACTCCGGCGGCGAACTGCTGTTCTGCGCCCACCACGCCCGCGAGCACGGTGAGAAGCTCAAGGAGATCGCCAGCTCGATCACCGACGAGACGCACAAGCTCACCGAGAAGAACTGA
- a CDS encoding DUF456 domain-containing protein, protein MSLVEVLVALVIAFGIAGIIVPVLPGGALLVAAAILGWAIWLGESTGWVIFGISAAFIAIGLITKYAIPGKRLKDSGMPLSTQIVGAILAIIGFFVIPVVGVFVGFPLGVFLAELRRHGGDAGDAWASTWTALKAIGLFILIDATAATLATITWVVGLFLT, encoded by the coding sequence GTGAGTCTCGTCGAAGTTCTCGTCGCGCTGGTCATCGCCTTCGGCATCGCCGGCATCATCGTCCCCGTCCTCCCCGGTGGAGCGCTGCTCGTCGCCGCCGCGATCCTCGGCTGGGCCATCTGGCTGGGCGAGTCCACCGGGTGGGTGATCTTCGGCATCTCCGCCGCCTTCATCGCCATCGGGCTGATCACCAAGTACGCCATCCCCGGCAAGCGCCTCAAGGACTCCGGGATGCCGCTGTCCACCCAGATCGTCGGCGCGATCCTGGCCATCATCGGCTTCTTCGTGATCCCGGTCGTCGGCGTCTTCGTCGGGTTCCCCCTCGGCGTCTTCCTCGCCGAGCTGCGCCGTCACGGCGGCGACGCCGGCGACGCCTGGGCCTCGACCTGGACCGCCCTGAAGGCGATCGGTCTCTTCATCCTGATCGACGCCACCGCCGCCACCCTCGCCACCATCACCTGGGTCGTCGGGCTGTTCCTCACCTGA